CCGACCTCGCGAAAAGCCTGGGGAAGGGAATCGCCGAGTTCAAGAAGGCCTCGGATGAGGTCCGGAAGGGGATCGACGACGCGGTCCGTGAGGATTCCGAGGAGGCACCCCCACCGAAAGAGGAGGCCGAGGCGAAGAAGCCGGACGGTGGCGACCCGAAGGCGGATTCCGCACGGTCCGAACCGCCGGCCTCCCGGCCGGAAGGATAACCGGGAACCGTTCCCTTCCTGCGATGACGACGGAACCCGAACCGACCGGGGAAGTCCGGCTCCCGCTGAGCGAGCATCTCGAGGAGCTGCGCAAGAGGCTGATCTGGTCGCTCGCCGCGATGGGGGTGGGATCCGCCCTCTGCTACGCGAAGGCGGAGGAGATCTACCGGACGCTCCTCGCCCCGCTCCTCTCCCACCTGCCCGCCGATTCGCGCATGATCTTCACGGAGCTTACGGAGGCCTTTCTCACCTACTTCAAGGTGGCGCTCTGGGGGGGATTCCTTCTGGCAAGCCCAGTGATCTTCTACCAGATGTGGAGATTCGTCGGCCCGGGACTCTACCGGAAAGAGAGAACGGTGCTGCTCGCCTTCTCGTTCTGGTCGACCCTGGGAATGCTCTCCGGGATGGCCTTCGCCTATTTCGTGGCGATCCCCCCCATCTTCACCTTCTTCCTCTCGTTCGGGGGATCGACGATCCTCCCCATGCCCTCGATGAAGGAGTCGCTCTCCCTCGTCCTCCGGCTCCTTCTCCTG
The sequence above is drawn from the Deltaproteobacteria bacterium GWC2_65_14 genome and encodes:
- a CDS encoding twin arginine-targeting protein translocase TatC, translating into MTTEPEPTGEVRLPLSEHLEELRKRLIWSLAAMGVGSALCYAKAEEIYRTLLAPLLSHLPADSRMIFTELTEAFLTYFKVALWGGFLLASPVIFYQMWRFVGPGLYRKERTVLLAFSFWSTLGMLSGMAFAYFVAIPPIFTFFLSFGGSTILPMPSMKESLSLVLRLLLLFGVMFEIPLVLYLMGRAGIVTPALLRKGRKAALLIVFLAGAVLTPPDAISQILIAVPLYILYEAGILLCALGSKTGAARG